A single genomic interval of Plantibacter sp. Leaf314 harbors:
- a CDS encoding GNAT family N-acetyltransferase: protein MTSDVDLGRGVVLRAVTIDDSAALAEAYRKNRDHLAPWDPERSEAFYTESGQESATRQLLLDQEAGTALPLVLAEASRIVGRVNLTGIVRGAFQSANLGYWIDADHAGHGLMTAAVGAAVDLARDDLRLHRIQAGTLPHNVASQTVLKRCGFVEFGLASEYLRIAGRWQDHRLFQRILTR, encoded by the coding sequence ATGACTTCTGACGTGGACCTGGGCCGCGGAGTGGTGCTCCGCGCCGTGACGATCGACGACTCGGCCGCGCTCGCCGAGGCGTACCGCAAGAATCGCGACCATCTGGCCCCGTGGGATCCGGAACGATCCGAGGCGTTCTACACCGAGAGTGGCCAGGAGTCCGCCACCCGGCAGCTCCTGCTCGATCAGGAGGCCGGGACGGCCCTGCCACTGGTGCTCGCGGAGGCGTCGCGCATCGTCGGGCGGGTCAACCTCACGGGGATCGTGCGGGGCGCCTTCCAGAGCGCGAACCTGGGGTACTGGATCGACGCCGACCACGCCGGTCATGGGCTCATGACGGCCGCCGTCGGAGCCGCCGTCGACCTGGCCCGTGATGACCTCCGGCTGCACCGGATCCAGGCGGGGACCCTGCCGCACAACGTCGCATCGCAGACGGTCCTCAAGCGATGCGGGTTCGTCGAGTTCGGGCTCGCCTCGGAGTACTTGCGTATCGCGGGCCGATGGCAGGACCATCGCCTGTTCCAACGCATCCTCACGAGGTAG